From the genome of Papaver somniferum cultivar HN1 chromosome 2, ASM357369v1, whole genome shotgun sequence, one region includes:
- the LOC113352212 gene encoding putative disease resistance protein At1g50180: MVDAVVSFAVERLGDALIRETLFSLCVRRKVDGLRDELVRMRCFLKEADTLERHEDERVRHWIAEIRNIAYDAEDVLDTFIVNTRQNERSHNFIIRKALKIKNLQHMYKVGKEIHAIHTRLKVISGSRVTYGIKNIGDKETKENQRMRHPLRNHYPHVEDDDIIGLEEHTKTLVTELMKDETRLCVISIVGVGGLGKTTLAKKIYRHHTIKNHFDCCAWSSISQQFNARDVLIEIMKKATTPTDDELKMIKEMNEGDLVETIYNYFEGKRYMVVLDDVWSSDDWNTLSPAFPSGKIGSKVVLTTRNRDVASQADPWSLHFEPQLLTEENSWELLRAKAFPRRNTDDKCYSSGLEKLGREMARKCAGLPLAICVLGGLLATKKSGIKEWEFVHKDVTAHLNKGKNRGVSGILALSYNDLPFHLKPCFLYLGLFPQDYAIPLKKLIQLWVAEGFIQHTQENLLVTMEDIGKHQYLAELVQRCMVQAGKDFSLGEGRFKTCRVHDLLRDLCLSKAKETNFLDTYDQQHRCGDITSHSLCTVTHKRLRKYAIHLDEDTASKRYNDFYFLNSDCALRTLVVNNPKDLPLASLNYQNITLLRVLDLEDVTEFETNIIEKVSKLVHLRYLALGGQPDTPISSSIGNLRNLETLKLIYFEGCLPKTLTRLVKLRHLQIFRGEVDDKFQVEKLINLQTLGWIHAGKWIRKGGLGKLFNLRQLSVEYTSRLQTDVILKEVAGKDQYHNPIRSLALHSTDVFPNFIFDSLSCCHDLHNLRLIGGLDGLNLHRYPPNISKIYLSQSRLEQDPMESLQYLPNLRFLWLDKAYQGEEMACSTTGFRQLQHLVLISLEQLQNWRVDQGGMVRLKQLYISNCVKLSMLPEGLRFITTLQEMKISSMPSEFKDRVVRENGEDWYKVLHVPSIQVL, from the coding sequence ATGGTAGATGCAGTTGTTTCATTTGCCGTGGAGAGATTAGGTGATGCACTCATTCGTGAAACACTTTTCTCACTTTGTGTGCGACGTAAAGTTGATGGATTGCGTGATGAGTTAGTAAGGATGCGGTGTTTCTTAAAAGAAGCAGATACCCTGGAACGACATGAAGATGAGCGTGTTCGCCATTGGATAGCAGAAATCAGAAACATCGCTTATGATGCCGAAGATGTTCTCGACACCTTTATAGTTAACACCCGACAAAATGAAAGAAGCCACAATTTCATTATTAGGAAGGCTTTGAAGATTAAAAACTTACAGCATATGTACAAGGTTGGGAAGGAGATCCACGCTATCCACACCAGACTCAAAGTTATCTCGGGGAGCAGAGTCACATATGGTATAAAAAACATAGGTGAtaaagaaactaaagaaaaccaaAGGATGCGACATCCATTAAGAAATCATTACCCACATGTTGAGGATGATGATATCATCGGCTTGGAGGAGCATACAAAAACATTGGTGACCGAGTTGATGAAAGACGAAACCCGACTCTGCGTAATATCTATTGTTGGCGTTGGAGGTCTGGGGAAAACCACCCTGGCCAAGAAAATATACAGGCATCATACTATTAAGAATCATTTTGATTGTTGCGCTTGGAGTTCTATTTCGCAACAGTTCAATGCAAGAGATGTTTTAATAGAAATTATGAAAAAGGCTACAACACCAACTgatgatgaactgaagatgatCAAAGAAATGAACGAGGGAgatctggtagaaacaatatacAACTACTTTGAAGGAAAGCGATATATGGTGGTTCTGGATGATGTATGGAGTTCGGATGATTGGAATACTCTAAGCCCCGCCTTTCCGAGTGGGAAGATAGGGAGTAAAGTAGTTCTAACTACTCGAAACAGAGATGTAGCTTCACAAGCAGATCCATGGAGCCTGCACTTTGAACCTCAACTATTAACTGAAGAAAATAGTTGGGAATTACTTCGTGCAAAAGCATTTCCGAGGAGGAATACAGATGATAAATGCTACTCATCAGGTCTTGAGAAGTTAGGGAGGGAGATGGCGCGTAAATGTGCAGGTCTGCCTTTGGCGATATGTGTTCTGGGAGGGTTATTAGCAACGAAGAAGTCAGGCATTAAAGAATGGGAATTTGTTCATAAAGACGTTACTGCGCACCTTAATAAAGGAAAAAACCGAGGTGTGTCGGGGATATTAGCATTGAGCTACAACGATTTGCCATTTCACTTGAAGCCATGTTTTCTCTATCTCGGTCTTTTCCCACAAGACTATGCAATTCCATTAAAAAAATTGATCCAATTGTGGGTTGCAGAGGGATTCATACAGCATACACAAGAAAATTTACTAGTAACGATGGAAGACATAGGGAAGCACCAATACTTGGCAGAGTTGGTGCAAAGGTGCATGGTTCAAGCCGGAAAGGATTTTTCTCTCGGGGAGGGTAGGTTTAAAACATGTCGAGTACATGATCTTCTACGAGACCTTTGTTTGTCCAAGGCCAAGGAGACGAATTTCCTTGATACTTACGATCAACAACATCGCTGTGGTGACATAACATCACATTCTTTATGCACTGTAACGCATAAAAGATTGCGCAAGTATGCTATCCACCTTGATGAGGACACTGCTTCAAAGAGGTATAACGACTTCTATTTCCTTAATTCAGATTGCGCGCTCCGTACTCTTGTCGTTAACAATCCTAAGGATTTGCCTTTAGCTTCATTAAATTACCAAAACATCACTCTGCTTAGGGTCTTAGATCTTGAGGATGTGACAGAATTTGAAACTAATATAATAGAAAAGGTTTCCAAATTAGTTCATTTAAGGTATCTAGCGTTAGGGGGTCAACCTGACACACCAATTTCATCTTCTATAGGCAATTTACGAAACCTAGAAACCCTTAAGTTAATTTATTTCGAGGGATGCTTGCCAAAGACGTTAACAAGGCTGGTAAAGTTAAGACACCTGCAGATATTCCGAGGTGAAGTGGATGACAAGTTTCAAGTTGAGAAGTTGATAAATCTCCAAACTCTAGGATGGATACATGCTGGAAAATGGATAAGAAAAGGTGGTCTTGGAAAGCTTTTCAATCTTCGACAATTGAGTGTTGAATATACCTCAAGATTGCAAACTGATGTAATTCTAAAGGAGGTTGCTGGCAAGGACCAGTATCATAACCCCATTAGATCCTTGGCACTCCATAGTACAGATGTTTTTCCTAACTTCATATTCGATTCACTTTCTTGTTGCCACGACCTCCACAACCTGAGGTTGATAGGTGGACTAGACGGTCTTAACCTCCACAGGTACCCGCCAAATATCAGTAAGATATACTTGAGCCAAAGCAGGTTGGAGCAAGACCCGATGGAAAGTCTTCAGTACCTCCCAAACCTAAGGTTTTTATGGTTGGATAAGGCATACCAAGGGGAGGAAATGGCATGTTCTACAACTGGGTTCCGCCAGCTCCAACATTTAGTCTTAATTTCACTTGAGCAACTACAGAATTGGAGAGTTGACCAAGGTGGTATGGTACGTCTAAAGCAGTTATATATATCTAATTGTGTAAAACTGAGTATGCTTCCGGAAGGTTTGAGGTTCATCACAACCCTACAAGAAATGAAGATATCTTCAATGCCATCGGAATTCAAAGACAGGGTCGTAAGAGAAAACGGAGAGGACTGGTATAAAGTCCTACATGTCCCTTCAATCCAAGTTCTGTAG